One window of the Shewanella maritima genome contains the following:
- a CDS encoding GGDEF domain-containing protein: MNNNKNLEQTADILRLAVPQMASLNIPVTPANYAVWFEYFAETNLNLKRAIDGLIANEVVFTAEVNHGLYNRFIEERSPEVIENVQIETQILINSLFNKIEQLSTGTEAFSTNLNKFGDELQQDPTPETLNNLIVSLASEVESVLATNKEMKQSLDTLGSELTSLKGEMENLSKVAMTDELTSLNNRRAYEMFATDQVTLFNEQHVGCSLMVLDIDHFKQFNDTYGHLVGDKVLAYVALALKQAVKGEDFVARYGGEEFVILLPDTKLSDAVTVAEKIRQRIAQKQLTIGKENKQQLGHITISIGVAAIQNGDDMDTLLARADEQLYNAKASGRNCVKY, encoded by the coding sequence ATGAATAACAACAAAAACTTAGAACAAACAGCTGACATTCTGCGCTTGGCAGTGCCGCAAATGGCATCACTGAATATCCCCGTCACTCCAGCAAATTATGCTGTTTGGTTTGAGTATTTTGCTGAAACTAACCTCAATCTTAAACGTGCAATTGATGGATTAATCGCTAATGAAGTTGTGTTTACTGCTGAGGTCAATCATGGCTTGTATAATCGCTTTATTGAAGAGCGCTCACCTGAAGTGATTGAAAATGTTCAAATCGAGACGCAAATCCTGATCAACAGCCTATTTAACAAGATAGAGCAACTAAGCACAGGTACTGAAGCTTTTTCGACCAACTTGAACAAATTTGGTGACGAATTGCAGCAAGACCCAACACCAGAAACGCTTAATAACCTCATTGTTAGTCTTGCATCCGAGGTCGAAAGCGTGCTCGCGACAAATAAGGAAATGAAGCAATCTCTGGACACGCTCGGCAGTGAGCTTACAAGTTTGAAAGGTGAAATGGAAAACCTAAGTAAGGTTGCAATGACTGATGAGCTAACCTCGCTTAACAATCGTCGAGCCTATGAGATGTTCGCTACTGATCAAGTGACCTTGTTTAATGAACAGCATGTAGGTTGCAGCTTGATGGTGCTCGATATTGATCATTTCAAGCAGTTTAATGACACCTATGGACACTTAGTTGGCGACAAGGTGTTAGCCTATGTGGCGCTGGCGCTTAAACAAGCGGTTAAAGGTGAAGATTTTGTTGCACGTTATGGCGGCGAAGAGTTTGTTATTTTGTTGCCGGATACCAAACTTAGCGACGCGGTAACCGTAGCAGAGAAGATACGCCAACGCATTGCTCAGAAGCAATTAACCATTGGCAAAGAGAATAAACAGCAACTCGGACACATAACCATTTCAATCGGTGTTGCAGCGATTCAAAATGGTGATGATATGGACACCTTGTTAGCTCGTGCAGACGAGCAGCTTTATAACGCTAAAGCTTCAGGGCGAAACTGTGTTAAATACTAA